One genomic window of Muntiacus reevesi chromosome 4, mMunRee1.1, whole genome shotgun sequence includes the following:
- the MFSD5 gene encoding molybdate-anion transporter isoform X1, translated as MLVTAYLAFVVLLASCLGLELSRCRAKPSGRACSNPSFLRFQLDFYQVYFLALAADWLQAPYLYKLYQHYHFLEAQIAILYVCGLASTVLFGLVASSLVDWLGRKKSCVLFSLTYSLCCLTKLSRDYFVLLVGRALGGLSTALLFSAFEAWYIHEHLERHDFPAEWIPATFARAAFWNHVLAVAAGVAAEAVACWMGLGPVAPFVAAIPLLALAGALALHNWGENYDRQRAFSRTCAGGLRCLLSDRRVLLLGTIQALFESVIFIFVFLWTPVLDPHGAPLGIIFSSFMAASLLGSSLYRIATSKRYHLQPMHLLSLAVLIVVFSLFMLTFSTSPGQESPVESFIAFLLIELACGLYFPSMSFLRRKVIPETEQAGVLNWFRVPLHLLACLGLLVLHDSDRKTGTRNMFSICSAVMVMALLAVVGLFTVVRHDAELRVPSPTGEPYTPEL; from the coding sequence ATGCTGGTGACTGCCTACCTTGCTTTTGTGGTCCTCCTGGCCTCCTGCCTGGGGTTGGAGCTGTCAAGATGCCGGGCTAAGCCCTCTGGAAGGGCCTGCAGCAATCCCTCTTTCCTTCGGTTTCAGCTGGACTTCTATCAGGTCTACTTCCTGGCCCTGGCAGCTGACTGGCTCCAGGCCCCCTACCTCTACAAACTCTATCAGCATTACCACTTCCTGGAGGCACAGATTGCCATCCTCTATGTCTGCGGCCTTGCCTCCACCGTCCTCTTTGGACTGGTGGCTTCCTCCCTGGTGGATTGGCTGGGTCGCAAGAAATCTTGTGTCCTCTTCTCCCTCACTTACTCTCTGTGCTGCTTAACCAAACTCTCTCGGGACTACTTTGTGCTGCTGGTGGGCCGAGCACTAGGTGGGTTGTCTACAGCCCTGCTCTTCTCAGCCTTTGAGGCCTGGTATATCCATGAGCACCTGGAACGGCATGACTTCCCCGCCGAGTGGATCCCGGCTACCTTTGCTCGAGCTGCCTTCTGGAACCATGTGCTGGCTGTAGCGGCAGGTGTGGCAGCTGAGGCTGTGGCCTGCTGGATGGGCCTGGGGCCTGTAGCCCCCTTTGTGGCCGCCATCCCTCTCTTGGCTCTGGCTGGGGCCTTGGCCCTTCATAACTGGGGAGAGAACTATGATCGGCAGCGTGCCTTCTCTAGGACCTGTGCTGGGGGCCTGCGCTGCCTCCTGTCGGACCGTCGTGTGCTGCTGCTAGGCACCATCCAGGCCCTGTTTGAGAGTGTCATCTTCATCTTTGTCTTCCTCTGGACGCCTGTGCTGGACCCACATGGGGCTCCTCTGGGCATCATCTTCTCCAGCTTCATGGCAGCCAGCCTGCTCGGCTCTTCCTTGTATCGTATCGCTACCTCCAAGAGGTACCACCTTCAGCCCATGCATCTACTCTCCCTCGCTGTCCTCATCGTCGTCTTCTCCCTCTTCATGTTGACTTTCTCTACCAGCCCAGGCCAGGAGAGTCCAGTGGAATCTTTCATAGCCTTCCTCCTTATCGAATTGGCCTGTGGACTGTACTTCCCCAGCATGAGCTTCCTGCGGAGAAAGGTGATCCCTGAGACTGAGCAAGCTGGTGTCCTCAACTGGTTCCGGGTGCCCCTGCATTTACTGGCCTGCCTGGGGCTCCTGGTCCTCCATGACAGCGATCGCAAAACGGGCACTCGGAATATGTTCAGCATCTGCTCCGCCGTCATGGTGATGGCTCTGCTGGCGGTGGTGGGACTCTTCACCGTGGTCAGGCATGATGCTGAGCTGCGGGTGCCCTCACCCACTGGGGAGCCCTACACTCCTGAGCTCTGA
- the MFSD5 gene encoding molybdate-anion transporter isoform X2, producing the protein MLVTAYLAFVVLLASCLGLELSRCRAKPSGRACSNPSFLRFQLDFYQVYFLALAADWLQAPYLYKLYQHYHFLEAQIAILYVCGLASTVLFGLVASSLVDWLGRKKSCVLFSLTYSLCCLTKLSRDYFVLLVGRALGGLSTALLFSAFEAWYIHEHLERHDFPAEWIPATFARAAFWNHVLAVAAGVAAEAVACWMGLGPVAPFVAAIPLLALAGALALHNWGENYDRQRAFSRTCAGGLRCLLSDRRVLLLGTIQALFESVIFIFVFLWTPVLDPHGAPLGIIFSSFMAASLLGSSLYRIATSKSPGQESPVESFIAFLLIELACGLYFPSMSFLRRKVIPETEQAGVLNWFRVPLHLLACLGLLVLHDSDRKTGTRNMFSICSAVMVMALLAVVGLFTVVRHDAELRVPSPTGEPYTPEL; encoded by the exons ATGCTGGTGACTGCCTACCTTGCTTTTGTGGTCCTCCTGGCCTCCTGCCTGGGGTTGGAGCTGTCAAGATGCCGGGCTAAGCCCTCTGGAAGGGCCTGCAGCAATCCCTCTTTCCTTCGGTTTCAGCTGGACTTCTATCAGGTCTACTTCCTGGCCCTGGCAGCTGACTGGCTCCAGGCCCCCTACCTCTACAAACTCTATCAGCATTACCACTTCCTGGAGGCACAGATTGCCATCCTCTATGTCTGCGGCCTTGCCTCCACCGTCCTCTTTGGACTGGTGGCTTCCTCCCTGGTGGATTGGCTGGGTCGCAAGAAATCTTGTGTCCTCTTCTCCCTCACTTACTCTCTGTGCTGCTTAACCAAACTCTCTCGGGACTACTTTGTGCTGCTGGTGGGCCGAGCACTAGGTGGGTTGTCTACAGCCCTGCTCTTCTCAGCCTTTGAGGCCTGGTATATCCATGAGCACCTGGAACGGCATGACTTCCCCGCCGAGTGGATCCCGGCTACCTTTGCTCGAGCTGCCTTCTGGAACCATGTGCTGGCTGTAGCGGCAGGTGTGGCAGCTGAGGCTGTGGCCTGCTGGATGGGCCTGGGGCCTGTAGCCCCCTTTGTGGCCGCCATCCCTCTCTTGGCTCTGGCTGGGGCCTTGGCCCTTCATAACTGGGGAGAGAACTATGATCGGCAGCGTGCCTTCTCTAGGACCTGTGCTGGGGGCCTGCGCTGCCTCCTGTCGGACCGTCGTGTGCTGCTGCTAGGCACCATCCAGGCCCTGTTTGAGAGTGTCATCTTCATCTTTGTCTTCCTCTGGACGCCTGTGCTGGACCCACATGGGGCTCCTCTGGGCATCATCTTCTCCAGCTTCATGGCAGCCAGCCTGCTCGGCTCTTCCTTGTATCGTATCGCTACCTCCAAGAG CCCAGGCCAGGAGAGTCCAGTGGAATCTTTCATAGCCTTCCTCCTTATCGAATTGGCCTGTGGACTGTACTTCCCCAGCATGAGCTTCCTGCGGAGAAAGGTGATCCCTGAGACTGAGCAAGCTGGTGTCCTCAACTGGTTCCGGGTGCCCCTGCATTTACTGGCCTGCCTGGGGCTCCTGGTCCTCCATGACAGCGATCGCAAAACGGGCACTCGGAATATGTTCAGCATCTGCTCCGCCGTCATGGTGATGGCTCTGCTGGCGGTGGTGGGACTCTTCACCGTGGTCAGGCATGATGCTGAGCTGCGGGTGCCCTCACCCACTGGGGAGCCCTACACTCCTGAGCTCTGA
- the LOC136167099 gene encoding uncharacterized homolog — translation MDFSLGLRLGPRNKKASHQQPPAPSGHCPPAASPCPSCPPSACAGPCPACPLPACCTAYPSYTAPCPSCPGLPGPPCTCSCPPCPACPPLTYPHSACSQCSGQHLACCRPSPCPMYPCSRGRATCSSSCLGCSDGCGCGRGAAWGPPGSTGRCSCCFRGQRTSRHCLIV, via the coding sequence ATGGACTTCTCTCTGGGCCTACGTCTGGGGCCTCGGAACAAGAAAGCCAGCCATCAACAGCCACCTGCGCCCTCTGGACACTGCCCACCAGCTGCCTCCCCTTGTCCGTCCTGCCCGCCCTCTGCCTGTGCCGGCCCCTGCCCAGCCTGTCCCCTTCCCGCCTGCTGCACCGCCTATCCTTCCTACACggctccctgcccctcctgtCCTGGCCTCCCAGGCCCACCCTGCACCTGCTCGTGCCCCCCCTGCCCCGCCTGTCCTCCCCTGACTTACCCCCACAGTGCCTGCAGCCAGTGCTCTGGCCAGCACCTGGCCTGCTGCCGCCCCTCTCCTTGCCCCATGTACCCTTGCTCCAGGGGTCGAGCCACCTGTTCCAGCTCCTGCTTGGGCTGCAGTGACGGCTGTGGCTGTGGTCGAGGGGCTGCCTGGggtcctccaggctccactggccGCTGCAGCTGCTGCTTTAGGGGACAGCGCACCTCTCGGCACTGTCTGATTGTCTAA